One Mytilus trossulus isolate FHL-02 chromosome 5, PNRI_Mtr1.1.1.hap1, whole genome shotgun sequence DNA segment encodes these proteins:
- the LOC134718950 gene encoding gastrula zinc finger protein XlCGF57.1-like isoform X1, with product MIKIFYTQSRVDTKLTPVYSENVRSGRERKDTNKMFNNENTADSMIISLDKTTDRSKEHSISNSGDVKTTDKSNKHSILNACENDFECKVCGERCSNGTNLKAHMRSHIDKKTFNMLECDICFKGLSTKHGLKIHMRTHTGYKPFQCKVCGTEYSQKWSLMQHMKLHTGDKPYQCDVCGKEFRQNNTLQTHMKTHTGDKPYKCDVCEKVFRSYQGLQVHMLTHTGYTPYQCGVCDKEFRQNGSLQLHMRTHTGEKNYKCGACGKVFMQFNVLQTHMRIHTGEKPFECDMCGEKFSRKDTLHTHIKIHTGYTPYQCNVCGREFINKFRLRSHSTLHTGDKKYKCVECSKSFRDSHSLKEHTRMHTGDKPYKCDVCGREFSFRQNMRAHMRTHTGDKPYKCVVCDKAFRQNANLQSHMRTHTGEKRYKCDVCEKGFCHIYGIKKHMTIHTGDEHTEDNLYKCSLCGREFSSGQYMRIHMRTHTGAKPYKCDVCGKRFRHSGNLQRHSTLHTDDNKYKCDQCSKSYTNSYNLRIHMRNHTGDRPYKCDVCGKGFSIGHTMRDHMRIHTGDKPFKCEVCGKAFGQNGQLHRHFTVHTGDKKFKCEKCSKSYTNSYNLQIHMRTHTGDKL from the coding sequence ACTCCAGTTTACTCAGAGAATGTAAGAAGTGGACGAGAAAGaaaagatacaaataaaatgttcaacaaCGAAAATACAGCTGATTCCATGATAATCTCCCTTGATAAGACAACAGATAGGTCAAAGGAACACTCAATCTCAAATTCAGGTGATGTTAAGACAACAGACAAGTCAAATAAACACTCCATCTTGAATGCTTGCGAAAATGACTTTGAATGTAAAGTGTGTGGTGAACGTTGCAGTAATGGTACAAATCTGAAGGCGCATATGAGATCACACATTGATAAAAAGACTTTCAACATGCTTGAATGTGATATATGTTTTAAAGGACTTAGTACAAAGCATGGTTTAAAAATACACATGAGAACACACACTGGTTATAAGCCTTTTCAATGTAAAGTCTGTGGTACAGAGTATAGTCAAAAATGGAGCTTAATGCAGCACATGAAATTGCATACAGGCGATAAACCGTATcaatgtgatgtatgtggtaaagaGTTTAGGCAGAATAATACCTTACAAACACACATGAAAACTCATACTGGagataaaccttataaatgTGATGTCTGTGAAAAAGTATTTAGGAGTTATCAAGGTTTACAAGTACACATGCTAACACACACTGGTTATACACCATATCAGTGTGGTGTATGTGATAAAGAGTTTAGGCAGAATGGTAGTTTACAATTACACATGCGAACTCATActggagaaaaaaattataaatgtggTGCATGTGGAAAAGTTTTTATGCAATTCAATGTTTTACAGACGCACATGAGAATACACACTGGTGAAAAACCTTTTGAGTGTGATATGTGTGGGGAAAAGTTTAGTCGGAAAGATACCTTACACACACATATTAAAATACACACTGGATATACACCTTATCAATGTAATGTATGTGGTAGAGAGTTTATCAACAAATTTCGGTTACGGTCACACAGTACTTTGCATACTGGTGACAAAAAGTATAAATGTGTCGAATGCAGTAAAAGTTTTCGTGACAGTCATAGCTTAAAGGAACACACGAGAATGCACACTGGTGATAAACCTTAtaaatgtgatgtatgtggAAGAGAATTTAGTTTTAGACAGAACATGAGGGCCCATATGAGAACACACACTGGTGATAAACCTTATAAATGTGTTGTATGTGATAAGGCGTTTAGGCAGAATGCTAACTTACAGTcacacatgagaacacataccgGAGAAAAACGTTACAAATGTGATGTATGTGAAAAAggtttttgtcatatttatgGTATAAAGAAACACATGACAATACATACTGGAGATGAACATACTGAAGATAATCtttataaatgtagtttatGTGGAAGAGAATTTAGTTCTGGACAGTACATGAGGATCCATATGAGAACACACACTGGTGCTAAACCTTAtaaatgtgatgtatgtggtaaacgATTTAGGCATAGTGGTAACTTACAGAGACACAGTACTTTGCATACTGATGACAACAAGTATAAATGTGACCAATGCAGTAAAAGTTACACTAATAGTTATAATTTACGGATACACATGAGAAATCACACTGGTGATAGACCTTAtaaatgtgatgtatgtggtaaaggaTTTAGTATTGGGCACACCATGAGGGACCATATGAGAATACACACTGGTGATAAACCTTTTAAATGTGAGGTATGTGGTAAAGCGTTTGGGCAGAATGGTCAATTACACAGACACTTCACCGTACATACTGgtgacaaaaagtttaaatgtgaaaaatgcAGTAAAAGTTACACTAATAGTTATAACTTACAGATACACATGAGAACACACACTGGTGATAAACTTTAG
- the LOC134718950 gene encoding zinc finger protein 836-like isoform X2, with translation MFNNENTADSMIISLDKTTDRSKEHSISNSGDVKTTDKSNKHSILNACENDFECKVCGERCSNGTNLKAHMRSHIDKKTFNMLECDICFKGLSTKHGLKIHMRTHTGYKPFQCKVCGTEYSQKWSLMQHMKLHTGDKPYQCDVCGKEFRQNNTLQTHMKTHTGDKPYKCDVCEKVFRSYQGLQVHMLTHTGYTPYQCGVCDKEFRQNGSLQLHMRTHTGEKNYKCGACGKVFMQFNVLQTHMRIHTGEKPFECDMCGEKFSRKDTLHTHIKIHTGYTPYQCNVCGREFINKFRLRSHSTLHTGDKKYKCVECSKSFRDSHSLKEHTRMHTGDKPYKCDVCGREFSFRQNMRAHMRTHTGDKPYKCVVCDKAFRQNANLQSHMRTHTGEKRYKCDVCEKGFCHIYGIKKHMTIHTGDEHTEDNLYKCSLCGREFSSGQYMRIHMRTHTGAKPYKCDVCGKRFRHSGNLQRHSTLHTDDNKYKCDQCSKSYTNSYNLRIHMRNHTGDRPYKCDVCGKGFSIGHTMRDHMRIHTGDKPFKCEVCGKAFGQNGQLHRHFTVHTGDKKFKCEKCSKSYTNSYNLQIHMRTHTGDKL, from the coding sequence atgttcaacaaCGAAAATACAGCTGATTCCATGATAATCTCCCTTGATAAGACAACAGATAGGTCAAAGGAACACTCAATCTCAAATTCAGGTGATGTTAAGACAACAGACAAGTCAAATAAACACTCCATCTTGAATGCTTGCGAAAATGACTTTGAATGTAAAGTGTGTGGTGAACGTTGCAGTAATGGTACAAATCTGAAGGCGCATATGAGATCACACATTGATAAAAAGACTTTCAACATGCTTGAATGTGATATATGTTTTAAAGGACTTAGTACAAAGCATGGTTTAAAAATACACATGAGAACACACACTGGTTATAAGCCTTTTCAATGTAAAGTCTGTGGTACAGAGTATAGTCAAAAATGGAGCTTAATGCAGCACATGAAATTGCATACAGGCGATAAACCGTATcaatgtgatgtatgtggtaaagaGTTTAGGCAGAATAATACCTTACAAACACACATGAAAACTCATACTGGagataaaccttataaatgTGATGTCTGTGAAAAAGTATTTAGGAGTTATCAAGGTTTACAAGTACACATGCTAACACACACTGGTTATACACCATATCAGTGTGGTGTATGTGATAAAGAGTTTAGGCAGAATGGTAGTTTACAATTACACATGCGAACTCATActggagaaaaaaattataaatgtggTGCATGTGGAAAAGTTTTTATGCAATTCAATGTTTTACAGACGCACATGAGAATACACACTGGTGAAAAACCTTTTGAGTGTGATATGTGTGGGGAAAAGTTTAGTCGGAAAGATACCTTACACACACATATTAAAATACACACTGGATATACACCTTATCAATGTAATGTATGTGGTAGAGAGTTTATCAACAAATTTCGGTTACGGTCACACAGTACTTTGCATACTGGTGACAAAAAGTATAAATGTGTCGAATGCAGTAAAAGTTTTCGTGACAGTCATAGCTTAAAGGAACACACGAGAATGCACACTGGTGATAAACCTTAtaaatgtgatgtatgtggAAGAGAATTTAGTTTTAGACAGAACATGAGGGCCCATATGAGAACACACACTGGTGATAAACCTTATAAATGTGTTGTATGTGATAAGGCGTTTAGGCAGAATGCTAACTTACAGTcacacatgagaacacataccgGAGAAAAACGTTACAAATGTGATGTATGTGAAAAAggtttttgtcatatttatgGTATAAAGAAACACATGACAATACATACTGGAGATGAACATACTGAAGATAATCtttataaatgtagtttatGTGGAAGAGAATTTAGTTCTGGACAGTACATGAGGATCCATATGAGAACACACACTGGTGCTAAACCTTAtaaatgtgatgtatgtggtaaacgATTTAGGCATAGTGGTAACTTACAGAGACACAGTACTTTGCATACTGATGACAACAAGTATAAATGTGACCAATGCAGTAAAAGTTACACTAATAGTTATAATTTACGGATACACATGAGAAATCACACTGGTGATAGACCTTAtaaatgtgatgtatgtggtaaaggaTTTAGTATTGGGCACACCATGAGGGACCATATGAGAATACACACTGGTGATAAACCTTTTAAATGTGAGGTATGTGGTAAAGCGTTTGGGCAGAATGGTCAATTACACAGACACTTCACCGTACATACTGgtgacaaaaagtttaaatgtgaaaaatgcAGTAAAAGTTACACTAATAGTTATAACTTACAGATACACATGAGAACACACACTGGTGATAAACTTTAG